One region of Triticum aestivum cultivar Chinese Spring chromosome 6B, IWGSC CS RefSeq v2.1, whole genome shotgun sequence genomic DNA includes:
- the LOC123135424 gene encoding uncharacterized protein — protein MLRLRCSILTHLLSFRATSPVSPLHRLLSAAVSPDPVSAFAVDDYLVRTCGLTPAQALKASPKLSHLKSPANPDAVLAFLAGLGLSGADVAAAVARDPHLLCAQVEKTLAPVVAGLTGLGLSPSEIAHLVSLGPHRFRRRSIVSKLEYCLTLFGSSDNLFRALKSGSVLSSDLEGVVKPNVTFLQECGLGACDIAKLYVLMPSSLSISTEHIRTAVACVEGLGVPRGSRMFKHALRAVAFLSEEEITTKIEHLKKTFRWSDAEVGIAVSKAPGVLSKSKESLERRFEFLISEVGLEPAYIAYRPAMLMYSLEGRMRPRYYAVKFLKENGLIDHDRDFFNTVMVSEKVFVEKFICPHKDAAPHLADDYGAACRGEVPARFSFT, from the coding sequence atgcTCCGCCTCCGGTGCTCCATCCTCACCCACCTCCTCTCTTTCCGGGCCACCTCTCCCGTATcccctctccaccgcctcctctccgcggccgtctcccccgaccctgtCTCCGCCTTCGCCGTCGACGACTACCTCGTCCGTACCTGCGGCCTCACCCCAGCACAGGCCCTCAAGGCCTCCCCCAAACTCTCCCACCTCAAATCCCCCGCCAACCCCGACGCCGTGctcgccttcctcgccggcctcggcctctccggcgccgacgtcgccgccgccgtAGCCAGGGACCCGCATCTGCTCTGCGCCCAAGTGGAGAAGACCCTGGCCCCCGTCGTCGCCGGGCTCACCGGCCTCGGTCTCTCGCCTTCTGAGATCGCACACCTCGTCTCGCTTGGCCCCCACAGATTCCGTCGCAGATCCATCGTCTCCAAGCTTGAGTACTGCCTGACCCTCTTCGGCTCCTCCGACAACCTCTTTAGAGCCCTCAAGAGTGGCTCCGTTCTCTCCTCCGACCTCGAGGGGGTGGTCAAGCCCAATGTCACCTTCCTGCAGGAGTGCGGGCTAGGTGCTTGTGACATTGCCAAGCTCTACGTACTTATGCCATCGTCGCTCAGCATCAGCACGGAACACATCCGGACAGCAGTGGCGTGCGTCGAAGGTCTTGGTGTACCCCGTGGATCTCGGATGTTCAAGCACGCGCTACGAGCTGTTGCATTCCTCAGCGAGGAGGAAATCACCACCAAGATAGAGCACTTGAAGAAAACGTTCAGGTGGTCAGATGCCGAGGTGGGCATTGCTGTTTCTAAGGCTCCAGGAGTGCTGTCGAAGTCTAAAGAATCGCTGGAGCGAAGGTTCGAGTTCCTCATCTCCGAGGTGGGGTTGGAACCGGCATACATTGCTTATCGTCCAGCAATGCTCATGTACAGCTTGGAGGGCAGGATGAGACCTCGATACTACGCTGTAAAGTTTCTTAAGGAAAATGGATTGATAGATCATGACCGGGACTTCTTTAATACAGTCATGGTCAGTGAGAAGGTATTCGTCGAGAAGTTCATATGCCCTCATAAGGATGCTGCACCTCACCTCGCTGATGACTATGGAGCAGCTTGCAGAGGAGAGGTTCCAGCTAGATTCAGTTTCACATGA
- the LOC123135423 gene encoding transcription termination factor MTERF4, chloroplastic yields MLRLRCCLLTQLLSSPSASSASHLRRLISAAAPAVSPNPSFAVEEYLVATCGLTRPQAAKASPKLSHLKSPDNPDAVLSFLAGLGLSTADVAALVAKDPQFLCAKVDKTLAPVVAGLTGLGLSRSDIARLVSLSRKSFRYRSIVSKLHYYMPLFGSSKNLLRALKRNPYLLSSDLDGIVKPNVAYLHECGLGACDIAKLCSNQPRLLTTNPECIQGIVARAQNIGVPRGSAMFRHALHAIAFHSEEEVAARVDYLKSTFRWSDAEVGIAVSKAPSVLTRAKESLQRRSEFLISEVGLEPAYIAQQPAIVCYSLEGRLRPRYYAVKFLNENGLLKRNPSYSTVFTGTEKTFREKFICPHKEAAPHLQEDYDAACKGQLPTNFRFTRAKNGL; encoded by the coding sequence ATGCTCCGACTCAGGTGCTGCCTCCTCACCCAGCTCCTCTCATCTCCCTCCGCGTCTTCCGCCTCCCACCTCCGCCGCCTCatatccgccgccgcgcccgccgtctCCCCGAACCCTAGCTTCGCCGTGGAGGAGTACCTCGTCGCCACCTGCGGCCTCACCCGACCACAGGCCGCCAAGGCCTCTCCAAAGCTCTCCCATCTCAAATCCCCCGACAACCCCGACGCCGTCCTCTCCTTCCTCGCTGGTCTCGGCCTCTCCACCGCCGAtgtcgccgccctcgtcgccaaGGACCCGCAGTTCCTCTGCGCCAAAGTGGACAAGACCCTGGCCCCCGTCGTCGCCGGGCTCACTGGCCTCGGCCTCTCGCGCTCCGACATCGCGCGCCTCGTCTCGCTCTCCCGTAAAAGCTTCCGCTATAGATCCATCGTCTCCAAGCTGCACTACTACATGCCTCTCTTTGGGTCCTCTAAGAACCTCCTCCGGGCCCTCAAGAGGAACCCCTACCTTCTCTCGTCTGACCTCGACGGCATCGTCAAGCCCAATGTCGCTTATCTGCACGAGTGCGGGCTAGGTGCTTGTGACATTGCCAAGCTATGCAGCAATCAACCGCGCCTGCTCACCACCAATCCAGAGTGCATCCAGGGCATTGTGGCACGCGCTCAAAACATAGGTGTGCCCCGTGGCTCTGCGATGTTCAGGCACGCGCTGCATGCTATTGCATTCCATAGTGAGGAGGAGGTCGCAGCTAGAGTAGACTACTTGAAGAGCACATTCAGGTGGTCGGATGCTGAGGTGGGCATTGCTGTGTCTAAAGCTCCATCGGTGCTGACGAGGGCCAAGGAATCGCTGCAGCGCAGGTCCGAGTTCCTCATCTCTGAGGTGGGCTTGGAACCGGCTTACATTGCTCAACAGCCAGCAATTGTCTGCTACAGCCTAGAGGGCCGGCTCAGGCCCCGGTACTATGCTGTAAAGTTTCTCAACGAAAATGGATTGCTCAAGCGCAACCCGAGCTACAGCACTGTTTTCACGGGGACCGAAAAGACATTCAGGGAGAAGTTCATATGCCCTCATAAGGAAGCTGCACCACACCTCCAAGAAGACTATGATGCTGCTTGTAAAGGGCAACTGCCGACTAATTTCAGATTCACACGAGCCAAGAACGGACTATGA